A genomic segment from Candidatus Babeliales bacterium encodes:
- a CDS encoding IS5/IS1182 family transposase: GMIKRFKIVSDKYRNRRKRFGLRFNLIAGICNFELTK, translated from the coding sequence GGAATGATAAAACGATTCAAAATAGTTTCTGACAAGTACCGTAATCGAAGAAAGAGGTTTGGATTACGTTTTAATCTCATTGCGGGAATATGTAATTTTGAGTTAACTAAATGA